Proteins from one Cryptomeria japonica chromosome 4, Sugi_1.0, whole genome shotgun sequence genomic window:
- the LOC131032906 gene encoding desmethylxanthohumol 6'-O-methyltransferase yields MAMGASEVHQTVENIYSFVPTLVLKSAILLNIPDIIANAGPNASLTLAQIAEKLPTETPNLHSLSRILKYLSFRGIFVQTQTGENPSDARYSLTDSAKSFYVRENNPTSLVPLLLMLTHPVLMAPWHHLHECVLQDCHAFEKAHGKDLWAYEEDDPAVNEVFNNSMSTITNLIMGKILRCYDGFKDVKTLVDVGGGKGTALAHIVKAYPHIHGINFDLPHVVQTAPSVPGIENVGGSMFDSIPSADAIFFKNVLTDWDDESCIKILQNCHKALPKSGRLILAEIMTAEDSNSYESIEIVFDLVMIALANGGKERSKQEWTKLLQISDFSVVKIVALSGLPSKIKIIEAIKV; encoded by the exons ATGGCAATGGGTGCAAGTGAGGTCCACCAAACTGTAGAAAACATTTACTCGTTTGTTCCCACCCTTGTTCTCAAATCAGCCATACTCCTCAATATTCCTGATATCATCGCAAATGCAGGCCCCAATGCATCCCTCACTCTTGCCCAGATCGCTGAAAAACTCCCCACTGAAACTcccaatctgcattctctttctcGCATTCTCAAATATCTCTCATTCAGGGGCATTTTTGTTCAAACCCAGACGGGGGAGAATCCAAGCGATGCTCGATACAGTCTCACTGATTCTGCCAAGAGTTTTTATGTTAGGGAGAATAATCCAACAAGCCTTGTGCCACTCCTCCTCATGCTCACACACCCAGTGTTAATGGCGCCATGGCACCATCTTCATGAATGTGTGCTTCAGGACTGTCATGCATTTGAGAAGGCTCATGGAAAGGACTTGTGGGCATACGAGGAAGACGACCCGGCTGTCAACGAGGTTTTCAACAATTCCATGTCGACGATTACAAATCTGATAATGGGAAAAATCCTGAGATGCTATGACGGTTTCAAGGATGTGAAAACTTTGGTTGATGTGGGTGGAGGTAAAGGAACGGCTTTGGCACACATTGTGAAGGCTTATCCCCACATTCATGGAATTAATTttgatcttcctcatgttgttcaGACTGCCCCATCTGTTCCAG GTATTGAGAACGTGGGTGGCAGTATGTTCGATAGCATACCCTCAGCAGATGCCATATTTTTCAAG AATGTATTGACAGACTGGGATGACGAGAGCTGTATAAAGATACTTCAAAATTGCCACAAGGCTTTGCCTAAAAGTGGACGACTGATACTGGCAGAAATCATGACAGCAGAGGACTCAAATTCCTATGAATCTATTGAAATAGTTTTCGATCTGGTTATGATTGCCCTTGCAAATGGAGGAAAAGAGAGGAGCAAACAGGAATGGACGAAACTTCTTCAAATTTCGGACTTTAGTGTAGTGAAGATAGTGGCATTATCTGGACTACCTTCAAAGATTAAGATTATTGAGGCAATCAAGGTTTAA